The Ranitomeya imitator isolate aRanImi1 chromosome 6, aRanImi1.pri, whole genome shotgun sequence genome window below encodes:
- the C6H7orf25 gene encoding UPF0415 protein C7orf25 homolog has product MSVDSMLCDRIAVAKELITRAEVLSKSRAGGVEGGAKLCSKLRAELRFLQKVETGKVAIKESHLKSTNLTHLQAIIESAESLEDVVSVLHVFSYSDQFGEKQTLVVDVVANGGHTWVKAIGRKAEALHNIWIGCGQYGDKSIIEQAEDYLQASCQQPVQYSSPHIIFAFYNSVSKPMAEKLKEMGISVRGDIVAVALGNAQEENDLICGESDGEDDDDSVLLHIGKVDRENIVASVAFPREIKVEVCNRVNLDITTLITYVSALSHGGCHFIFKEKVLTEQAAQERQEKVLPLLDSFLEGKELFACECAVKDFQSILETLGGVHERERAASLIQRINIVPDQPSQRALKLAASSKVNSRSVSIFGTGDTLRAITMTANSGFVRAANNQGVKFSVFIHQPRALTESKESSATPIPKNHVASEIH; this is encoded by the coding sequence ATGTCCGTGGATTCAATGCTCTGTGATCGTATTGCAGTTGCCAAAGAACTAATAACAAGAGCCGAAGTCCTCTCTAAATCTCGCGCTGGAGGTGTAGAAGGTGGAGCAAAACTATGCAGCAAGCTAAGGGCTGAACTGAGGTTCTTGCAAAAAGTGGAGACTGGGAAAGTAGCCATTAAGGAGTCCCACTTAAAGAGCACTAATCTCACTCATCTACAAGCCATTATCGAGTCAGCTGAGAGTCTAGAAGATGTGGTCAGTGTTCTCCATGTTTTCAGCTACAGTGACCAGTTTGGAGAGAAGCAAACACTAGTTGTTGACGTGGTTGCCAACGGTGGGCACACATGGGTTAAAGCCATAGGGAGAAAGGCAGAGGCTCTTCATAATATATGGATTGGATGTGGCCAATATGGCGATAAAAGCATCATTGAACAGGCAGAGGATTACCTACAAGCGAGCTGCCAGCAACCTGTGCAATATAGCAGTCCTCATATCATATTTGCCTTTTATAACAGTGTCTCCAAACCTATGGCTGAGAAGCTAAAAGAGATGGGAATATCTGTACGTGGAGATATTGTCGCTGTCGCTCTCGGGAATGCGCAAGAAGAAAATGATCTAATCTGTGGTGAATCAGATGGGGAGGATGATGATGATTCTGTGCTTCTACATATTGGCAAGGTAGATAGAGAGAATATAGTTGCCAGTGTGGCTTTCCCTAGAGAGATTAAGGTTGAAGTCTGCAACCGGGTGAACTTAGACATCACAACATTAATTACCTACGTATCTGCTCTTAGCCACGGGGGCTGTCATTTTATCTTTAAAGAGAAGGTATTGACAGAGCAGGCAGCTCAGGAAAGACAAGAAAAAGTGTTACCTTTGCTGGACTCCTTCCTGGAGGGCAAGGAGCTTTTTGCCTGTGAATGTGCTGTGAAAGACTTCCAGTCCATATTGGAGACTTTAGGTGGAGTACATGAGCGAGAACGAGCTGCATCACTCATACAGAGAATTAACATAGTCCCTGATCAACCTTCTCAGCGTGCCTTAAAACTTGCTGCTAGCTCCAAAGTTAACAGCCGTTCAGTCTCCATATTTGGGACTGGGGACACTTTACGTGCGATCACAATGACTGCTAATAGTGGCTTTGTAAGAGCTGCCAATAACCAGGGTGTTAAATTTAGTGTGTTCATTCACCAACCTCGTGCACTTACCGAGAGCAAAGAGTCTTCTGCCACTCCTATACCAAAGAATCACGTGGCTTCTGAAATCCACTGA